Proteins from a single region of Chryseobacterium sp. T16E-39:
- a CDS encoding M20 family metallopeptidase: MKTFLLSLICLINLSVSAQELKDKTIPGATPLKKTKELLIHQSIQLETDRIFKKLVDIRRDFHENPELAGNEVRTQKIIKQYLLDLGLEVETDIYGHGIVGILKGDKKGKKIAWRCDMDALPNDYPDPVSFKSKIKGVQHGCGHDVHMAVGLGIAEVLAKNKKSLKGTVYFIFQPEEETFIGARSMVDNGLFSKINPDEIYGLHITALPTGQIMVKPNEVFAYQKRIRIVLKNDLPKEKAQELTKRVSNALSRNTNRKPWEIQNMTDPKIGLMDPNTIFRDYLFVDEHCTTRFKNNQFFLEAYVYETDPFLVKDIIPKVKKVVEETGYKDELVSVSFMQENPTVVNNEQLTDIATNTLRTIYGKDAVTRDYGQIPFFNDDFTYFQQKIPGVYFFLGGSNFEKGMIAMNHAPNFQVDEESIRTGVKCFSSLIVERINKN, encoded by the coding sequence ATGAAAACATTCTTATTAAGCTTGATTTGCCTTATTAATTTATCGGTATCTGCACAAGAATTAAAAGATAAAACGATACCAGGCGCTACTCCTTTAAAAAAGACAAAAGAGCTTTTGATACACCAATCTATTCAACTTGAAACGGACCGTATCTTTAAGAAGCTAGTCGATATTAGAAGAGATTTTCATGAAAACCCTGAATTGGCAGGTAATGAAGTACGTACCCAAAAGATTATAAAACAATATTTACTGGATTTAGGCCTTGAAGTAGAAACAGATATTTATGGTCATGGTATTGTAGGAATTTTAAAAGGGGATAAGAAAGGCAAAAAAATTGCTTGGAGATGTGATATGGATGCGCTGCCTAATGATTATCCGGATCCTGTTTCTTTTAAGTCAAAAATAAAGGGTGTTCAGCATGGTTGTGGTCATGATGTTCATATGGCTGTTGGACTGGGGATTGCTGAGGTTCTTGCAAAAAATAAAAAATCTTTAAAAGGAACGGTTTATTTTATATTTCAACCTGAAGAAGAAACCTTTATTGGAGCAAGATCTATGGTCGATAATGGTTTGTTTTCCAAAATAAATCCTGATGAAATATATGGACTCCACATCACTGCTTTGCCAACCGGGCAAATAATGGTTAAGCCCAATGAAGTATTTGCTTACCAGAAAAGAATTAGAATTGTACTGAAAAATGATTTGCCAAAAGAAAAGGCACAGGAATTAACAAAAAGAGTGAGCAACGCTTTATCTCGTAATACCAATCGTAAACCTTGGGAAATACAAAATATGACTGATCCAAAAATCGGCTTAATGGATCCTAATACGATTTTTAGAGATTACCTTTTTGTAGATGAACATTGTACTACCCGTTTTAAAAACAATCAGTTTTTCCTCGAAGCATATGTATACGAAACGGATCCGTTTCTTGTGAAAGACATAATTCCTAAAGTTAAAAAGGTTGTGGAAGAGACTGGCTATAAAGATGAATTAGTCTCTGTTTCATTTATGCAGGAAAACCCGACGGTTGTTAATAATGAACAATTGACAGATATTGCAACTAATACACTTCGGACTATTTATGGAAAAGATGCAGTAACAAGAGATTATGGACAGATTCCATTTTTTAATGATGATTTTACCTATTTTCAACAAAAAATTCCGGGGGTCTACTTTTTTCTGGGCGGTTCCAATTTTGAAAAGGGAATGATTGCGATGAATCACGCACCTAATTTTCAGGTTGATGAAGAAAGTATAAGAACCGGGGTGAAGTGCTTTTCGTCATTAATTGTGGAGCGTATCAATAAAAACTAA
- a CDS encoding DUF4280 domain-containing protein produces the protein MSEKHLVCQGATCKCNFGTTPDKLKVKTQSKRYINDKDGSSKLLATHMDIGKTFEKNTFGSCAKLNNNPCQVVVTQWSGFYEKITLQDNNGKALLESSKATCPIGSPDCITIINHGQTAEATQKNVANADKEVIAEMIPFFIDNQNYIQLNVLP, from the coding sequence ATGAGTGAAAAACATTTAGTCTGTCAAGGCGCTACCTGTAAATGTAATTTTGGTACTACACCAGATAAACTTAAGGTAAAAACGCAAAGTAAACGCTACATCAATGATAAAGATGGTAGCAGTAAGCTGTTGGCTACACATATGGATATCGGTAAAACTTTCGAGAAAAATACTTTTGGAAGTTGTGCAAAGCTCAACAATAATCCGTGTCAGGTTGTTGTGACCCAATGGAGTGGTTTCTATGAAAAAATAACGCTGCAGGATAATAATGGAAAAGCTTTGTTGGAAAGCAGTAAGGCAACCTGTCCTATTGGCAGCCCGGATTGTATCACAATCATCAATCATGGACAGACAGCGGAAGCAACCCAGAAAAATGTTGCTAATGCAGATAAAGAAGTTATCGCTGAAATGATTCCTTTCTTTATTGATAACCAGAATTACATCCAATTAAACGTATTGCCATGA